A region of Neovison vison isolate M4711 chromosome 7, ASM_NN_V1, whole genome shotgun sequence DNA encodes the following proteins:
- the LOC122914371 gene encoding olfactory receptor 4C11-like yields the protein MALNSNVTEFILFGLTQDAGKQKAIFGVFLMFYLATLLGNFLIVATIKTSRTLGSPMYFFLLHLSFADACLSTTIAPRLIVDALSQKRTISYSECMTQVFAAHFFGCMGVFVLILMAFDRYVAICKPLRYTIIMSHHVCRVLMILGWVGSCIHSSAQLLLALRLPFCGPNEIDHYFCDLQPLLKLACMDTYVINLLVVSNSGAICMVSFIILLISYVVILYSLRNHSAEGRRKALSTCTSHFIVVVLFFGPCIFMYTRPATTFTIDKMVAVFYTIGTPLLNPLIYTLRNAEVKNAMKKLWCSQV from the coding sequence ATGGCATTGAATAGCAATGTGACTGAATTCATTCTGTTTGGGTTGACACAGGATGCAGGAAAGCAGAAAGCAATATTTGGGGTCTTCTTGATGTTTTACCTTGCCACACTGTTGGGGAACTTTCTCATTGTAGCAACTATTAAAACAAGCAGGACCCTTGGGAgtcccatgtacttcttcctatTGCATCTGTCCTTTGCTGATGCCTGCCTCTCTACAACTATAGCCCCCAGATTGATTGTGGATGCCCTTTCTCAGAAGAGGACCATTTCCTACAGTGAATGCATGACTCAGGTCTTTGCAGCCCACTTCTTTGGGTGCATGGGAGTCTTTGTGCTCATCCTCATGGCTTTTGATCGCTATGTAGCCATTTGTAAGCCCTTGAGATACACAATCATCATGAGCCACCATGTCTGCCGTGTGCTGATGATTCTGGGCTGGGTGGGATCCTGTATCCACTCTTCAGCACAACTTCTCCTGGCTTTGAGATTGCCTTTCTGTGGCCCAAATGAGATTGACCACTATTTCTGTGATTTGCAGCCCTTATTGAAACTAGCCTGCATGGACACTTATGTGATAAACTTGCTAGTTGTTTCCAACAGTGGAGCCATATGCATGGTAAGTTTCATAATTCTACTTATCTCCTATGTTGTCATCTTGTACTCTCTGAGAAACCACAGTGCAGAAGGAAGGCGAAAAGCTCTTTCCACCTGCACCTCCCATTTTATTGTGGTTGTCCTATTTTTTGGTCCATGTATATTCATGTACACACGCCCAGCAACCACATTTACAATAGATAAAATGGTGGCTGTGTTTTACACAATTGGGACACCCTTGCTCAACCCTCTGATCTATACACTGAGGAATGCAGAAGTGAAAAATGCCATGAAAAAGTTATGGTGTAGCCAGGTGTGA